From the genome of Aquila chrysaetos chrysaetos chromosome 8, bAquChr1.4, whole genome shotgun sequence:
TTGCTTATTAGTATATACAGTAAAAACATCTGTGATAGTATCATAAACTTACACTGACAATGTATTGTGTGTAAACATACATCAAATCTTATGGAATCTGTAAATAGGCAATGATTTCTGAATATATtagattatttctcttttatgtgCTACTGCTAATTTTGAAACATTGAAGGAATTGCTTAATTATGctaaattatttctctctctaaaGTAAAAAGTGGGGTTGTAGTAATAGTTCCCCTACCAAAGAACCATCTTCCTTCAGCCAGCAAGtggaaggcagcagaaagaagagaatgCTATTCAAAGCAGTCAGCTGTCAAGCAAAAGCGCTAGCAAGACAGTCTCTTATTACGTAAAAAAATTGCTATTGCTTGATTTTGAAGCTTGTGCTGCTGTGGAGTTGAATCCTCTGATGTCAGACTAGTTCAGTCAGTTATAAAACACACATAAGAAAAACTGCATGCTCCTCGAGTAAGTGAGTGCGTCATTTATTTGGTTCCTCTGTGTATTTAGAGAtagaacattttctgtttctttttcaaatggtCAAAGTAAAGGTGAAAATCAGTATGCTTTTTTCCCAAACCAGGGGGGAATTGAAAACAATGCATTTGTTGCTGCCTTTATATATTTTAGTATGCTCAGTAAGATGAGCATTTGCTGCCaccttcagttttaaaacaagtGGCTGAAAGAGCACTGAGcgtatttttcatgaaaataaatacaaaaaatatgcaaaaaaccTTCTCCAGCAGAGTAATCCTAATGTATAACATGATACAGTTGATATAAACTTGATACTATTTGGACTCTGTTTTCCCTACATGGAAGAATCTTAATAATTTgcttgttggatttttttaagttctccCACACACccttaaaaaacagaatcaGGTTTTCTGATCAAGTGCATAAttgtttatatggaaaataatatcagtaaagtatttgtttaaatgcctttttaatgcaaattgcTAGGTGGAGGCAGAGAACTGGTACTGTAAGACCAGCTTGTTTTCTGTGACCACTACATATATTCTTCTGAATCCTGATTCAGGAATTGTTTATCTATGTCCAGGCCCCCGTATTGACAGTTTTTAGGGACATGCTTATAATGCATTTCTGTGTTAGTAAagataaaaagtttaaattcaGCTAAGgaggatgtttttctttaaatatgaaatGGAATTACTCAGCATTTCAGATagataatgttttttcttgtttttttatttatagggAGAGCAGTGTAAATTTGATCATGATGCAgagattgaaaagaaaaaggaaatctgcAAGTTTTACATACAGGGTTACTGCACCAAAGGAGAgaactgcatttatttgcacaatatcctttaaaaatatatatacttgaATTAAACTGGAAGTTTATATTTACTCTTAATTGATGTAAGTGATTTTTAAGGgtagcaatttcttttcttaagagACTATACCAAAGACTATGTAGATTTACTACAAGaaggttatttttctgctcaaatacttaggaggagaaaatacatataaaattactggtttgttttcagttttaaggCTTTTTAATGTTGAAAGTTGAAGTTAGATGTATATATCCACATACTTTTAAAACCCTGATCTGTTCTTGTTTGTTGTAAAGGACTTGTGTTTTACTCTGGAATTGAGACCTTCATCTTTTTAATCACAATTTTAGAAtcaagtaaaaaataatgttaaggCCACAGTAATGTAATTATTAGTAGAATGTTAAATGGAACTAGGAGGTAAGTTGGTTATTAGCTTTCAAAATTCTTAACATACTGCTTTGGAAAGATTAAGTACTGGTGAAGAATTGAAGGATAGTTGACAGCTGAATTTCATAAACTTGCCAAACAGTGCAAACTAGAAGTCAGCCTTTGTTAGGAATCCTTAATACATTGCTTACATGAATTCCCTTGCAAGTTCTACCATACAGGAGCCAAATGCTATCAAGGAGATAAGTGCAAATTTTCTCATGCTCCCCtgactgcagaaacaaaagaactGTTGGATAAGGTGAGCAATTTGTAGTCTGTAAACATAAGATTTGTTGCTAAAAAGAATAGGGGGGGGGTTGCTGGAAATTTCTGTGAGATTCTCAGTGAGTGTAATGCTAAACACTAATGATGTTAAGCTTCCCTGTTGCTCTTCAGCATGGTAAGTCTGTGACTAGGTTCAAACCAGGAATTGCCCTTGCCATCAGTTACTTGGTTCTTTTTTAACCATATGAGACTCGTTTATTTTCACAACTCATGTTTTTGCTCATGAACTTTCTTTTGCATCCCCTTCTGTGGAAATCTTCATGTACTGTGTAGCAAGAAGTGTGGCTTTTATGTTGTCCACCTTTAGCTGCCTAGAAGTTAGATATCATCTGACTGACTTCTGCACTCAGGGTGGAGAAAGGAATGAGGTGCCTCCTCTGAATCATTCATGAAATCctgaccttttttttaagcaggataTTTGTGTCTCCCTCCGGTTCCTATACAACAGGCCTTAACAGAAGAATGATGTGAATTTTACACCAGAAACGTTACGAATCTTAGAATTAAGTCCTTCAACTTCTGTCACTTAAAATTACTGTTTGAAGGAAATGGACTTGTGTGAAATTGTCCCTTCCTGGCtacagaaatagttttcttcCTGACTGTGAATCGGTGTCCTGCAAAACAAGTAATAATAGATTTATAATTCATCTGAGTTTGAATTCGATATATAGTAGTACTGTAGCAggtaattacatttaaattgaAAGTGCAACACTAAATTGACTTGCATATACTGCAAAATTTATGAAGTGTTTGCTACATTGCTTTGTTCTAGGTTTTGAATACGGAGGAGGAACCACAAAATGAAGATGAGAAAGAACTGGAGGAACTTAGAAAGCGTGGCATAGTTCCTCTCCCTAAGCCACCACCAGGTGTTGGACTTCTGCCAACCCCGCCAGAGCAGTATCCGTTTTCTGAGTCCGACATAGAAAATTATCAAGATCCTTCAGGAGAATATAAGAAAATCCCATCTCTCTTTGAAATAGTTGTGAAGCCTACTGTGGATTTAGCACACAAAATTGGAAAAAAGTAGGTTTTAGAATTCTGTGTAGGACTCCTTAAAACATTGCTGCATAAATATTGAAACGattatcttcctttctgtcagAAGTATATACTTCTGAGTATATTGCTAAGTTAATGATCTGTCAAATATTGGCTATCAtaattatttacttatttaatgCTTTCCATAGAAGAGAATTTACTGAGCCTTGACCTTCCAGAAAGTCACTCCATTGGCTCTTGTTTTGCCTCTGTGCCTGCCTTGCCTATCTCCATTTGCAGGCTGAGCAAAGTTCATTCTCTTCTACAATCTTTTTatagcttgctttttcttgacCAAAGCTAATGGACACTCCTGATGGAGACTGTTGGCCTTGGCATCTCTAAAACTCCTAGTTGCAGCAAATGTCCAGTTCTGCATGTGCTAATATTGAAAAAATGTTCTACTTCCAGACAAACTCGGTCACATGTTACGATGTATATGTAATGTATATAGTCACTCTCTTTGAAAatcattttgcttctttcagatttttatccAACTTAAGATCAAATAAGTACAAACAGACATCTGTAAgagtgaggagggggagaaaatagcTAATAGGCTGTTGATCTTTGTAGGTGCAAAATTTGATTCactaattttcttctgcctaCAGGCCACCAACCTTCTATAACAGCGCATCACCACCGAGACCACCATTTCAGGGAAACGACCCACATTCTCAGCATATGTATAATCCAGGTTCAAGTCCAGGGCCAGGACCCGGCATGTCACAAGGACATAATGGGCCGCCAATGCACCCAGGTTCTCCTGGACATCATCCATGCGCAGGGCCTCAAGGCCCAGGAATGCCACAGAGTCCTCCTATGCAGGGTGTTCCACCAGGCTTTCTTGGACCGCAGAACCAGACTGGTATGCCTATGCAAGGACAGCAAGGTGGTCCACCTCTCACACCACCAGGTCTTGGTGGATCTTACAATGCCCCAGGAGTTCAAGGACATATGGTGAATATGCCGAGAGAGAATCATTGTCCTCCAGGGCCACAATACCAGCAGATGCCTGGTGAACGGCAGCCCAACATGAATTATGAGCCTATTCAGAACCCAGCTGATTTCTATGACAATTACTATTCTCATCAAGCTGTACATAACTTCCAGCCAGCTAATAACTCTGGTGGTaaggacatttaaaaattgttgttCCTTGATATGGCACTTCGCAGTTGCGCAGTATTAAAACATCATGGCTCCAAAGCTGAACAGCTGAAAGAATTTTGGATAGAGAACCAAACTCCCTGAAGTATCTTCAGTATATAGGCTTTTTCAGCTGACGCTTTGCAGTCATGTAATATAAGTCACATTAGTTTTGAGTATATTTTATCTCCTCTGCTGTAAAAGCTTGTATAGGTTAGCTGctaactggttttttttgtactaCAGATGGAACATGGCATGGAGAATTTACAGATCACCAGGCTCACCTCATGGCTCAAGAGTCCCATCAAGGTGGAAGTGAGTCAGACTGCATGAGTAGCCATATGGGCCATAAACCAGCCATTAATGTACCGGATTTTCTTCCAGCAATGCAGAAGGCCCTTTATGTAAGACTTAGTCAAAAGCATCAAAGAGATGGAGACTCTGTCAGCAGCCAGGGTCAGAGGGCAATGAGCAAAGATGAAGGTAAAGATAATTTTGTTAGAGTTCCAAATGTACTTACTGACCATGTATTAGCCTGGAACAAATCTCTTGACTTGGATTTTCATCACATTACCATTTGCAATTATTGTGAGTGTGCAAGTACCAACTCGAGtaatattttcagctgaataTACTTGCTTTCCTTCCCAACTTGTTCCAGGAATTTAGTATACACTTAGTTGCTGCATTCCAATTCCAAGTAGAAAGATCTGTGGATAATTTTCGGATATGGTTTGTACTTTTAAAAGGTTCTGTTGTCTCCATTACTTCTTTAAATCCCTgattgaaacagaaaagttattATTTCTACCTGCCAGTACTGCAAGTGCATCTTAGATTCTGTTTATTCAGTTGTGCCTCTTGATCTTTTCTGCATATTCCATTTCTCTAGAggagtattttttcctctgtgataCCTGAAATTTGCAGTGTTTAATCTGAGTGTCTCTTCTGTAACCTGGATGATGGAGAGCAGTAAGCCTGCCGATCAGATTCAGCCACACAGAGTACGTTTGTCCCTTGGCCTGCTCCCTGCTGCGCCCTTTTCTGAGGCTGCTAGGTTATGTGACCAGAAATGCATCTTCTGTCTGACTAAAAGGCAGTTGCTGTATCAAAAGTTTTTGAGGACATTGCAATTCTGATCAAATGATGAGAGAGAGGTGGAGATGCAGCCCTTCAGGCTGCATACAAAACCAGAGCGACTTAGAATAATTGCTCTGAACTGAAGACTTCTCACCAGTGCTTTAGAGTGACTGGGCCTCCCGTCTAGAGAAGGCGGCTATCAGAAGGCAGCgtaatggaaaaatgtttgttaGCTGCCTCCAACAACATGTCACTCCTTGTTGAATATTTGTGTGGTACAAGAAGCGTTGAGGAAACATGCATTACTGTGTATCAGATAGTGGTGATGCTGATGGGTTTCgctttcatttctcattttactgAGCCAGAATAGACCACTAGTCTCCTTCAGTGAGTAAGCAAGGTTAGGATGTGGACCTGAGCACACAGCTGTATTGATAAGTCTTTCCAGTAAATTACATGCGATAGTTGAGAATTTATCCTTGCAAATTAAATACTCTTAATTCTTCCCTTCCTGAATCTTGACCTCTCCCCAAAACCTTGTGATTTTGATTGTAATAAGGCAGCAAATTCCACATTTGTAATTGATCTCTTTTTAAGACTGCTGTAAGGTgccattttacttttcattctgCCTTCCCACAATGAAGGTCATTTTCATCAAGActcagattttaaatgttttttttttactagtaCTGGTAGAAATAATTGTTTGAAAGCAGGTTATTTTCCCAGATTAATATTGACAGACAGATATGTAGAGAGAATGCAGCAGAGTTTGGGAGTATCTCAACTAGctatggtttttttgttatgtctgttcttccttgatttttgtcattttagaTTACAGTTGTTATGATACAGAGAGCGATGATTTAATATCAGGtcttttcagtttgattttacTGAGAAGTTACCCTTTATATGAGTAAGTGTGTTGTATTCCCTGGTGATTATTTGCTttgaataatctttttttttttttttttttttttcctagatgaCAATGTCAACTGGTATTCCAGTagtgaagaggaagaggggagCAGTGTTAAATCAATACTAAAAACCTTAAAGAAACAAAGCGAAAATTTTAGGAATCGGCAACAACATTCCACAGAGCAGCACATGCTTGGTATTCCTACTGATCCGAggctggcaaaagaaaaaggcacgGGGCCTCAGGCTGCTGACCCGAGACTTCGGGCCTCTCCAAGGTCCAACCCCAGAAAGCCTTCAGAATCCGCATCCTTGGACCCACGGCTTGTACGAGATCCCAGGATGCACAAGGTCAGTGAAGGTGGTCATGCCAGCTCGTCTCTTGGGGGAGCAAAGCTAGATTTACACCATGCGCATACTGGAGTTAAGGTCAAGCAAAAAGGGATGGATGATGATGAAGAGGACTCAGAAAGAGAACTGAGAGAAAGAGCTTTTCTGATACCATTGGAACCTTTGCCTGGTGTAACGTTAAGGGATCCCCGATCTCAGCTTAGGCAGTTCAGCCACATTAAAATGGATGTTACCCTGATGAAACCAAACTTTGCTAAGCATATTGTGTGGGCACCCGAAGACTTGCTCCCAATACCTTTGCCTAAGCCTGACCCTGTCTCTTCAATCAATTTACCTCTTCCTCCCCTCATTGCTGACCAGAGGCTTAATAAACTGCGGAATTTAAAAAACGATCCTCACCCAAATGCAATGCCAGCTGACCCACGACTAgctgcaaaggcaaaaaacaaCTTAACGGGCAGGAGCGGCTATTTGGATCCATCTGCAGATTCGCATGCCAGTAGCTCAAGCAAATTAGGAGATCCTCGCTTACAAAAAAACGTCGATCCCAGACTCCACAGACTGTCGAGCGCAGATACGCATCATGGAGTCGCAAAGGATTCACACCCTCCGAAGTTTGACCCCCGCCTCGCCAGATCTGCTGCTGGCTCATCGCAGCCCTCGGAAGCTGCCACTGCTAAACCCGACCCAGATGCTCTGCCTCCGTACGCACCCAAGCTATCATCGAGTGGTGTTAGGCTGGGAACTCCAGGCTCGATACTGAGCGGTATTAGTTTGTACGATCCGAGAGATCACAGCTCATCATTGGACACAGCTCCAGCAAGTTCAGGAGAGAATGGagagaaccagaaaaaaagtattttgaaaaattctggtAAAAATGAACCCAGTCTCTCAGAAGATACATCACTGCAGAAGGCTGCCTCAAAcgtggaaaaaaatacagaaggatCAGCAGAAGCCACTTCAGATAAAGCAAACAGCACCAGTAAATCTCAGGCTAAACACTCCAGTGCTGCACCTGCGGTGCATAATCTTCCTATCCAAGCTTTATCAGGATTAATCAGACCGCAGTACAGCGACCCAAGGCAGGTTAGACAGCCTGGACAGGTAACTCAGACACAGGATAGTGATCCGAATGGGGAATCAGATGATAAGTCgttaaaagatgttttcaagaCTTTCGATCCAACTGCTTCACCGTTTTGTTAGCAATTGATTTTAAGTCTTTTTACTGTTGTGAATAttgcagttttctgctgttttgtaaCTGGTTTAcctctttgctttatttatttttaaattataattatcAACACTTTTCAGCTGCTAATCTCAGAACCACATGCAGTTATACAGTATGCTATAGTGTTTGCAAAGCTGTGGTATTTTCTATATAATACTTTTCCAATTTCAGGGAGACTAATAATTGACATGtagaaaaaaccccatgtaTTGTGTTAGAGCTGATAAAAGCACTTTCATTGTAAATAAGTCATTCAGAAAGTCCGAAGACCTGTATATGTGTGAGCTGTCTCTTTCATAAACAACATTTAGATATGATTGCCACATTTGTATGATTGTATAGATACAAGCAATATTATGTACATTACTGTGAGAGACGCTGTTTGACAAGGATTGTCTGACGCATCAAGCCAAACCTACTAACTGATTTAAAACCTACGTAaatgatttaaaaggaaaatgacgATCCTCCTTTTCAGATCAGTTGATGTAAGACATTGACAGTTTTTATTCATGCAGTCAATATTCTTAGTGTAAAAGAGACCTATATCGCATATTGAGGATTAAAAATGTCAtatcttttaaaagtattttattctatGCTGTATATAGAAGAAATTGTGAAGTACATAACTAGAAGAAAGTTACTGTTAAAAGTGAAGAATACCTAAGTTGTCTAAtacaaaaaaggtttttatttaattttttcacgCATACACAATTCTGATTAGTGCTATAAGTTACATTGTGGTGTTCATgtatttcaatgtatttttgtattcaGCTGCTTaatttgtattgctttttttgtatTGATGTAACTGCAGTACTTGTATTCATGGTGTCTTTAtgacatttttaacaaaaaaattaaaaagggtACAGTTAAAGTCTGGTAACGACTGTGATGTTGACATGTTGGCAGCTAGGTCAGCGTCGGGGAGAGAGCAGTGGGGGTGCCTGCAGGTTGAAGGTGACTAAAACTGGTTTTAGTGCAGTCGCTACACCGCTTCACAGTCAGACTGTAGTAGGTTTTTAAACTAAACTTGTACTGAATCCAAATGGAGTTAGCTTGCTGCGTGGTTCCAAGATCAGACTGCTGATTCGGAGAGGGTTGTTATTGTTCTCTTACTACAATTACCAGCATCGCTATGAGAAATGTCATGCATgttctttaatttctgaagatgttGCATGCCGAGAGCACAACTGTCCTCAAAGCCTCTCTTGTTTTGCCTTTTGGGTTGCTTTTTATATAGAGGAAATGTAGTCATACCTAGCTAGCtacatttacaataaaaatttgCCGTCTGCTCAATTGCCATCTGGTTCCCGCCCACTTGGAATGTTTCTTTGCATTAAGTCTCTTCCTTGGTggacc
Proteins encoded in this window:
- the ZC3H6 gene encoding LOW QUALITY PROTEIN: zinc finger CCCH domain-containing protein 6 (The sequence of the model RefSeq protein was modified relative to this genomic sequence to represent the inferred CDS: deleted 1 base in 1 codon); this translates as MAFESLFSKPPNPVLDPNMPDSDRQHAGDEREDGELEDGEIDDAAYEDVKEHGTKGDDKQKNEKGHRKSRKKRKKEKEKKKSKRRRRDKHKHNSPSSDDSSDYSHDSDLERTERPHKKSSSSSYRDYDSSFSQHGHVSGNYMSSQKMQHKKNVKSKEYDDYSHYSDENFGNYNEEEKDEDFADQLKQYRQAKETSSTDLGPPFPKEPVKKQGMKGIQKGISQRGNNYNVGRGRGMQKKLKRKDRGRGRGGNKGSDGFHEDGKPVKKWVNMSQEFINQHTVEHKGKQICKYFLEGRCIKGEQCKFDHDAEIEKKKEICKFYIQGYCTKGENCIYLHNEFPCKFYHTGAKCYQGDKCKFSHAPLTAETKELLDKVLNTEEEPQNEDEKELEELRKRGIVPLPKPPPGVGLLPTPPEQYPFSESDIENYQDPSGEYKKIPSLFEIVVKPTVDLAHKIGKKPPTFYNSASPPRPPFQGNDPHSQHMYNPGSSPGPGPGMSQGHNGPPMHPGSPGHHPCAGPQGPGMPQSPPMQGVPPGFLGPQNQTGMPMQGQQGGPPLTPPGLGGSYNAPGVQGHMVNMPRENHCPPGPQYQQMPGERQPNMNYEPIQNPADFYDNYYSHQAVHNFQPANNSGDGTWHGEFTDHQAHLMAQESHQGGSESDCMSSHMGHKPAINVPDFLPAMQKALYVRLSQKHQRDGDSVSSQGQRAMSKDEDDNVNWYSSSEEEEGSSVKSILKTLKKQSENFRNRQQHSTEQHMLGIPTDPRLAKEKGTGPQAADPRLRASPRSNPRKPSESASLDPRLVRDPRMHKVSEGGHASSSLGGAKLDLHHAHTGVKVKQKGMDDDEEDSERELRERAFLIPLEPLPGVTLRDPRSQLRQFSHIKMDVTLMKPNFAKHIVWAPEDLLPIPLPKPDPVSSINLPLPPLIADQRLNKLRNLKNDPHPNAMPADPRLAAKAKNNLTGRSGYLDPSADSHASSSSKLGDPRLQKNVDPRLHRLSSADTHHGVAKDSHPPKFDPRLARSAAGSSQPSEAATAKPDPDALPPYAPKLSSSGVRLGTPGSILSGISLYDPRDHSSSLDTAPASSGENGENQKKSILKNSGKNEPSLSEDTSLQKAASNVEKNTEGSAEATSDKANSTSKSQAKHSSAAPAVHNLPIQALSGLIRPQYSDPRQVRQPGQVTQTQDSDPNGESDDKSLKDVFKTFDPTASPFC